A single window of Cydia splendana chromosome 13, ilCydSple1.2, whole genome shotgun sequence DNA harbors:
- the LOC134796225 gene encoding uncharacterized protein LOC134796225, with translation MPRWQSSQRPMYVRTVWVDGFRHAILTPDDPYYTKVKRRPHSSASTTKYSRNSRLSIRDEGERKLSLVIRSDKSKIVSKQRPKSHEPIELLNLEALELESEDEFLLKANPQPIYEYDTGHSNYDLSANMRAFKSNRTARSECKENTDLSDRVLQWLDLAGKIDLLAPNAERMAQPRHSWPEIQKRNCLSKSKTTVDIRVKEEVKTPKDSARTQGIDRDYQVPPSAATIETYARQSRHRNTPRDAKKDKTKRDIRANVLETRQKVVTERNAVEKQYAELVSKKLIPDLGKGKKQVHIFMPEMIKKNCNSRTESLLSQVS, from the coding sequence ATGCCCCGCTGGCAGTCTTCGCAGCGGCCTATGTACGTCCGCACGGTCTGGGTCGACGGCTTCCGACACGCGATTCTCACCCCTGACGACCCTTACTACACCAAAGTCAAGAGGCGACCACACTCATCTGCCAGCACTACGAAATACTCGAGGAATTCTAGACTGAGCATCAGAGACGAAGGAGAGAGGAAACTGAGCCTTGTTATCAGAAGCGATAAGTCGAAAATTGTAAGCAAGCAACGCCCGAAAAGCCACGAACCGATAGAGCTACTAAACTTGGAGGCTTTGGAGCTAGAATCGGAAGACGAGTTTTTGTTAAAAGCGAATCCGCAACCGATCTACGAGTACGACACCGGCCACTCCAACTACGATTTGTCAGCGAACATGAGGGCATTTAAAAGCAACCGGACAGCTAGAAGCGAGTGCAAAGAAAACACAGATCTATCCGACAGAGTTTTACAATGGCTAGATCTAGCCGGCAAAATAGATTTGCTGGCTCCAAACGCGGAACGCATGGCGCAACCGCGACACAGCTGGCCAGAAATACAGAAGCGCAACTGTTTAAGCAAATCAAAAACAACCGTAGACATAAGAGTTAAAGAAGAGGTTAAAACGCCGAAGGATTCGGCAAGGACTCAAGGTATCGATCGCGATTACCAAGTCCCGCCGTCGGCGGCCACTATCGAGACATACGCGCGACAGTCACGGCACAGAAACACGCCACGCGATGCAAAAAAGGACAAAACGAAAAGAGACATCCGGGCCAATGTCCTGGAGACACGGCAGAAAGTTGTAACGGAGAGGAACGCGGTGGAGAAACAGTACGCGGAGTTAGTTAGCAAGAAATTGATACCGGATTTGGGTAAAGGGAAAAAGCAAGTGCACATTTTTATGCCGGAAATGATTAAGAAGAATTGTAATAGCAGGACGGAGAGTCTTCTGTCTCAGGTGTCgtga